In Nitrospira defluvii, the genomic stretch GCGGAACTGGCACAGCGGGTCTTTGCCGACCGTCACATTGATGCCCGCACCAAACCGGGCAAGATGGGCGGAGCCTATTGTTACAGCGTCACCCCCAATCTCACGCCGTATGTCATGTTGAATTTCACCGGCGAGGCGCGCGACATCGCCACCATGGCCCACGAGTTGGGACATGCCGTCCACGCCATGATGGCCGAGCAGCACACGGTGTTCACCTTCCACTCCACCCTGCCGCTCGCGGAAACGGCGTCGGTCTTCGGTGAACGGATCCTGTCCGATGCCCTCATGGCCTCCGAAAGCAGCCGGGCGGTGAAGCAGAGTCTGCTGGTCAATCAATTGGATGACATCTACGCCACGGTCATGCGGCAGGCCTATTTCGTCGCCTTCGAAAGAACCGCCCACGATATGGTGGCTCAAGGCGCCACCACGACCGATCTCGCAGCCACCTACATGACGCTACTACGGCAGCAATTCGGCAAATCGCTGCGGGTCCCGAGGGAGTTCCAGTGGGAATGGCTGACGATTCCACACCTCTACGCCAGCCCCTTTTATTGTTATGCCTACAGCTTCGGCAACTTGCTCGTGCTGGCGCTCTATCGCATGTACCAGGAACAAGGGAGTGCGTTCGTTCCGAAATATTTGGATCTGCTCGCGGCAGGCGGATCGAAGGCTCCGCAAGCGATCCTTGCCGAAGTCGGAGTCGATATGAACTCCCAAGCCTTCTGGCAATCCGGATTCGATGCAATCAAAGGAATGGTCGACCAGCTGGAGCAGACGATGAAATAACCGGCAGGCCGACATCCGCACCTTGCGGCGGTCAGGAAGGACGTCGGAGTCGAACCCGGAGGATTTAGATGCGTTCGGAGGACTTATCCTTGTCCACCGGATGCCCGAGAATTTCTCGTTCCGCTTCCAACCAGTCACGCAGGTGATAGCCGTCCAGACATCCTCGCTGTTCATACAACTCATGCGCCCGGGCCGCGATGCGCACCTGAATATCCTGCGCTGGGCCAGGCCCCTGATTCCGCCCGGTCACCGCAGGCCCTCTTTGTGGCGTCCGACGAGGGGCGCTCTTCTTCGACGCTGATGATTTCTTCATACTGACTCCCAAAGATCTGTCACGCCCGCGACAGGACACCGCAGACGAACCACATCGACACAATCGCCGCCACGATACCACATTTGTCGCCATGGGGATAATGCGGCAGCGCAGAGGCTCCGCCGGCGCTGGATACAGTCGGCACCTCCCCGCACTGGCCACAGTACATCGAGGCCGCTAGGAAGGAGACAATGACACGCTGCCGCCTGCGCTGTTGAGCGGAACGACATCTTGGTCGGGACAGCCGCAGGTCAGCTCCAGCGCCCCCCGCACCACGCCCAGGAGGCGCTGCGAATCGAACGGCTTTGCCAAGAACGTGCAGGGTCCATACAGGCTGAGTCTGCTGGGCACATTGTGTAATTCCGCAGACAAAAGAATGGTGGGAGTCTGCGGCCACATAAGGCGGCTAAGGATCAGGAACTGTTCCCCGTCGAGGCGAGGCATCCGGTAGTCTGCGACCACCACATCGAAGCGTCGTTTTTTCATCTCTCCCAAGGCCTCAAACCCATCTGCTGCCTCATGCACGATATACCCGGCCTGTTCGAGCACCAATGTGACCAACCGACGCACACTCACCTCACCATCCGCAACGAGCACGCGTTTCCCATACCCTTCCATGGCGCCTCCTTCGTCCTGTTGTCTCTCCTCCGTCGATACCATCGGTCGGTCGCGGCCGGAATGCGCTGACGGATCCTCTGCCTGAGTCAGCACCCGCCCTGCTCCCGCATACCTGACACCCACACCCCTCGTCGCTGAGGACCAGGCTTCGTGCTGCGACGGAAATGGTCCGGAAGGCACCGCGCCAACCGGATCAGCGCATCCTCCAGATTGCCGCAATTCAAACACCGGATGACCGGAACCCAGGTGTGGGTCACACCTTCACTCGGATTGAAGAGCGTCTCGGCCACCATCAGCCCCTGGCATCGACTGCACGACATCGTTCTCCTCCTTCGCTCACGCCGGCATGGTCTGCTATCGGCCCACCCCCGTCAGCGGCTCCTCGGCATGCATCGTCGTCCCAAGGCCACCTGTCCCTCGTCCGTCGTTTGGATTCAGCAGAATCGGCACCTGCAGGTTGTCCGGCACTAACACCATTTTGGCGTTCGGACTGTCGTACAATTTGTATCGCAGATACTCCGGCGTCAGTGTTTTGGTGATCGTCTCCTGTGCCCTGGCTTGCCCCATTGCGCGAATCTTCGTCCCCTCCGCCTCACCCTCAGACCTGATCCGGACTGCATCGCCTTCCCCACGGGCGCGGCGCCTCGCAATCTCCGCATCTTTCTCCGCAATCACCAGCTCAAATTCCTTCTGTTCCTTTTCCTGCTCCTTGGCCTGTTTCCGTTCCACCGCCTCCAGAACGATCTTGGCCAATTCGATGTCGGCCAGCGCCACACTGTGCACCTCGAGGTGACGCCCCTTGAGCTTTTCCACCACGACGGCCTGCACTTTGCTGGCGATCTCCGCACTTTTCTCCGGCACCGAGACCATTGGGTAATTCGACACCACGCTGCGCACGGCCGCCAACAACTCCGGCTTCACGACTCTGGGATAAAAATCAGGGCCGATTTCCTGTGCCAGAAAATACACTTCGTCGATAATCGGCCGCATGATGATGGCAGTCTTCAACTGAACCAACAGATCATCCGAACTCAGAGCATCCACTGTTTCGGTGTAACTCTGCAGACGAACGTCATAGATAAAAATGTCGTTCCACGGGGCACGCCAATAGAAGCCACTCTTCAAGGTCTCCGTAGTCAACCCTTCCGTTAAGGGATACCAGCGAAGTCCACGCTGTCCTGGATGCACCGTGTTGCCGCAGCCCTGCCAGGCCGCCATCGACGCTATGATCAAGAGGATCCCCATCCATTGCCGCATGACACCCTCCAGACTCCCACCTGACGGGTTAGCGGAGTGTTGGCTGTTCCGGCTGGGAGGCTCGCCCTCCACGTATCAACGACAGGTGTTGTTCGGCTGTGCGTTCATGATCCCGTGCCGCATCCTCATAGGACCGAGCCAGCAAGCGTGTGCCCGAGACCCAATCCGACTCCTGGCCGAAGAGCCGTTCATACACCAGGGCTCGATGATCCAAATCCCGAGCCATGAGGCGAAGCCTCACCGCCTCCTGGCTGTAGAAGGCGGCAATCTTGTTCTGGTCCTGAGCACGATCGTAGGCCGTGAGGTCAAGCTCACTCCCTGCATGCGAACAGGCGGGCAACACCGTGATAGCCGCGAGGACTATCCATCTTGCAAACCCCTCGTGTGCTCCTCGCATCGTCACACCCGTTAGGCGCGTCCCGACAATGCACGCGGACGATCTCGATTCGGCTGCCACAGCAGTTCGTAGTCTGCGGGGAGTGCCACCAGCTCGACCTGTTCCCGGTGACGCAGGCGGTTCAAGGCCGCAAACAAGGATTGCCAGGTGTAAATCGGGAGGGCATCCGCCAGCGTGAGAAACGTCAGCCGCCGGTGGTGCTGCAACAAGACTAAAATCTGATTATCGACCACGTCCTCATTCGCTGATGTAGACTGAGGCCCCATCACACACCTCCATCAAACAGCCCACAGACGATTGTGGGTCTCATGGGTGCTCATCACTCCAAACATGCACTGCAATATGTGGTCCTGAAGTCGGCATCATTGTGGAGAAGCCTCCAGCGCACGCTGTCAGGATTCCCGGCGATATCCAGCCACGGATCCCCTGCATTTCGCACGGTTCAGCTGGTGCGAAGTCGCTCGGAACCGGCAGTACACGAAAGCTCATGCCGCGTGGATCATGGAGCAGCACGAATTTTCCCTTGGCATCTGGCTTGCCGGAACACACCATAGCGATACAGGCGTTCGAGCGGGGATACTGGCAGCCACGTAGGCACAGTCCAACTCACCGCGGCAGCCGAACCCATTCGCCTGAGAACTACCAACGCGTGAGGTACATTCTGAACACACTTGCAGTACAATTCCCCCTGAGATACGACAGGCGAACCTCCGTCAGTCCTTCCAGCGGAAACAAGGAATCGATTCGGACTCACCATGGTTCAGATCAAACGTGCATACAGCGAACCGAATCCAAGTGATGGCCTCCGGATTCTTGTAGACCGCGTGTGGCCACGAGGTTGCAAGAAAGAACTGCTGAGGCTTGATGCGTGGCGAAAAGATCTGGGCCCGAGCACCGAGCTTCGTAAGTGGTTCGACCATGATCCCCAGAAGTGGTCAGAGTTCTGCGTTCGCTATCGTAAGGAATTACAGCAGCCTGAACAGCACCGCGCCATTGAAGATCTGGCCAGATTGGCGCGCAAGCAGACAGTCACGCTAGTCTTCGGCGCGGCAGATACAGCACACAATCAGGCGGTGGTCTTGAAGGAATTGATTGAACGGGCAGGAGGATAGGTCCTGAATGACGCAACTACGGAGGAGCTGGTACCGAAGCGCGCGGGAGAAACATCTGCGCACGCAACCGATAGGGCTACAGCCAACCCCTCTTCGGCATTTAGTTGTTCAAGCCCCAGGTGCTCCAGAGAGCAACCGCTGCAACCGCCAACATCACCCAGGCCAACTCCCGGTCACCGACTTTCTTGATCATCTTCACCATTGTGTGACTCCTTCTTGGCTGGCATCTCACGCTTGCGATACCTCCCTTTTAGCAAGCCACATGCCATTAGGACTCAGCGAGAATCCGGCGATTTTACGTGTGGTCGGTCATAAAAATGAGCGAATTCGCACGAAGCGCACTGTGCGAATTGCGAGGAAGCGCGTCAGACAGCTAGGGGGTCGTGCTTCCCGAACTGAGGGCGTGCGAACGATCAACCCGGCAGACTAGTGGCAACAGGGTTC encodes the following:
- a CDS encoding DUF2934 domain-containing protein translates to MKKSSASKKSAPRRTPQRGPAVTGRNQGPGPAQDIQVRIAARAHELYEQRGCLDGYHLRDWLEAEREILGHPVDKDKSSERI
- a CDS encoding response regulator, whose translation is MEGYGKRVLVADGEVSVRRLVTLVLEQAGYIVHEAADGFEALGEMKKRRFDVVVADYRMPRLDGEQFLILSRLMWPQTPTILLSAELHNVPSRLSLYGPCTFLAKPFDSQRLLGVVRGALELTCGCPDQDVVPLNSAGGSVSLSPS
- a CDS encoding prohibitin family protein codes for the protein MRQWMGILLIIASMAAWQGCGNTVHPGQRGLRWYPLTEGLTTETLKSGFYWRAPWNDIFIYDVRLQSYTETVDALSSDDLLVQLKTAIIMRPIIDEVYFLAQEIGPDFYPRVVKPELLAAVRSVVSNYPMVSVPEKSAEIASKVQAVVVEKLKGRHLEVHSVALADIELAKIVLEAVERKQAKEQEKEQKEFELVIAEKDAEIARRRARGEGDAVRIRSEGEAEGTKIRAMGQARAQETITKTLTPEYLRYKLYDSPNAKMVLVPDNLQVPILLNPNDGRGTGGLGTTMHAEEPLTGVGR
- a CDS encoding DUF488 domain-containing protein — protein: MVQIKRAYSEPNPSDGLRILVDRVWPRGCKKELLRLDAWRKDLGPSTELRKWFDHDPQKWSEFCVRYRKELQQPEQHRAIEDLARLARKQTVTLVFGAADTAHNQAVVLKELIERAGG